The following proteins are encoded in a genomic region of Pyricularia oryzae 70-15 chromosome 6, whole genome shotgun sequence:
- a CDS encoding guanine nucleotide-binding protein alpha-2 subunit, whose protein sequence is MCFGSRNVHDEAGAARSRELDKAIRADEKRLQKEVKLLLLGAGESGKSTVLKQMKLIYAQGFSKNEKIEWKPVVFQNIVQSFRLIHDAMQELDIEFENKENERNITLIMEEQELGAHDALPIEFLDPIKALWVDAGVKKAIAKGNEFALHDNLDYFCDDLDRIWDKSYVPTDQDLLRSRLRTTGITETVFDLGQLTYRMFDVGGQRSERKKWIHCFENVNCLLFLVAISGYDQCLVEDKDGNQMNEALMLWESIANSHWFTKSALILFLNKMDLFKEKITKSPITEYGFTDYHGPSDDWKQTSKYFMDKFRALNRNPEKEIYGHFTNATDTNLLKITMTSVQDMIIQRNLKQLIFV, encoded by the exons ATGTGCTTCGGCAGCCGCAACGTCCACGATGAGGCGGGGGCTGCCCGCAGCAGGGAGCTCGACAAGGCCATCCGCGCCGACGAGAAGCGCTTGCAAAAGGAGGTcaaactgctgctgctgg GCGCCGGTGAATCGGGAAAATCGACCGTCCTCAAGCAAATGAAGCTGATATATGCTCAAGGCTTCAGCAAGAACGAAAAGATCGAATGGAAGCCTGTCGTGTTTCAAAACATTGTGCAATCTTTCAGGCTTATCCATGATGCCATGCAAGAGTTGGACATCGAATTCGAGAACAAGGAGAACGAG AGGAACATAACCCTGATCATGGAGGAGCAGGAACTCGGCGCGCATGACGCCTTACCAATCGAGTTTCTAGACCCAATCAAAGCACTATGGGTGGATGCTGGCGTGAAGAAGGCGATTGCCAAGGGCAACGAGTTTGCGCTACATGACAACCTGGACTA TTTCTGTGACGACCTCGACCGTATTTGGGATAAGAGCTACGTTCCGACAGACCAAGATTTGCTCCGCTCGAGACTCAGAACGACCGGCATTACCGAGACCGTGTTTGACTTGGGCCAGCTCACATACCGAATGTTCGATGTCGGTGGCCAAAGGTCGGAAAGGAAGAAGTGGATACATTGTTTCGAGAACGTCAACTGTCTTCTTTTCCTAGTCGCAATTTCCGGCTACGATCAGTGTTTAGTTGAGGATAAGGACGGA AACCAAATGAACGAAGCCTTGATGCTGTGGGAGTCGATCGCCAACTCGCATTGGTTCACAAAATCGGCGCTGATCTTGTTCCTCAACAAGATGGACCTGTTCAAGGAGAAAATCACAAAGAGTCCCATTACCGAATATGGGTTCACCGACTATCACGGACCATCAGACGACTGGAAGCAGACTAGCAAGTACTTTATGGACAAGTTCCGAGCACTTAACCGAAACCCAGAGAAAGAGATATACGGCCACTTCACAAACGCTACGGACACGAACCTACTCAAGATCACGATGACGTCTGTGCAGGACATGATTATACAGCGCAACCTTAAGCAACTCATCTT CGTTTGA